One Natator depressus isolate rNatDep1 chromosome 6, rNatDep2.hap1, whole genome shotgun sequence DNA window includes the following coding sequences:
- the POLR2L gene encoding DNA-directed RNA polymerases I, II, and III subunit RPABC5 isoform X1: MPVLCTQCYCKKMIIPVRCFTCGKIVGNKWEAYLGLLQAEYTEGDALDALGLKRYCCRRMLLAHVDLIEKLLNYAPLEK, encoded by the exons ATGCCTGTACTCTGCACGCAGTG TTACTGCAAGAAAATGATTATCCCGGTCAGATGCTTCACCTGCGGCAAAATAGTTGGAAATAAGTGGGAGGCATATCTTGGCCTTCTGCAAGCAGAGTACACAGAAGG GGATGCCCTGGACGCCCTAGGATTGAAGAGATACTGTTGCCGTCGCATGCTGCTAGCCCATGTGGATCTGATTGAGAAGCTCTTGAATTATGCCCCTCTAGAGAAATAA
- the POLR2L gene encoding DNA-directed RNA polymerases I, II, and III subunit RPABC5 isoform X2 encodes MIIPVRCFTCGKIVGNKWEAYLGLLQAEYTEGDALDALGLKRYCCRRMLLAHVDLIEKLLNYAPLEK; translated from the exons ATGATTATCCCGGTCAGATGCTTCACCTGCGGCAAAATAGTTGGAAATAAGTGGGAGGCATATCTTGGCCTTCTGCAAGCAGAGTACACAGAAGG GGATGCCCTGGACGCCCTAGGATTGAAGAGATACTGTTGCCGTCGCATGCTGCTAGCCCATGTGGATCTGATTGAGAAGCTCTTGAATTATGCCCCTCTAGAGAAATAA